The following is a genomic window from Alkaliphilus sp. B6464.
GCTCATCTGCTAATACTATAGACGGTTTATAGGCTAAAGCTCTTCCTATAGATGTCCTTTGCTGCTGACCGCCTGAGAGCTCATTAGGTAGATGGTGCTTTCTTTCTTCAAGTCCCAATATACCTATTAGTTCCTGAAACTCTTTTTTATCCACTCGCTTATTATCTAAAAGCAAAGGTAATAACATATTCTCCTCTACAGTAAGCACTGGCACTAAGTTATAAAACTGAAATATAAACCCTACTTTTCTCCGTCTAAATATAGAAATTTCCTTTTCTGATAAATTATATACATCTACTCCATCTACTGTCACTTTACCGGATGTAGGCTTGTCTACTCCACCTAAAAGATGAAGCAGTGTACTTTTTCCAGATCCACTAGCCCCTACTACAGCTACAAACTCTCCCTGGTTTATAGTTAAATTTACACCTTTTAAAGCTTCAACTTTTGTATTTCCTTTTCCATAGCTTTTACATAAATCTACAACTTTTACTACCTCCATTTGTATCC
Proteins encoded in this region:
- a CDS encoding ABC transporter ATP-binding protein; this translates as MEVVKVVDLCKSYGKGNTKVEALKGVNLTINQGEFVAVVGASGSGKSTLLHLLGGVDKPTSGKVTVDGVDVYNLSEKEISIFRRRKVGFIFQFYNLVPVLTVEENMLLPLLLDNKRVDKKEFQELIGILGLEERKHHLPNELSGGQQQRTSIGRALAYKPSIVLADEPTGNLDSKNSKEIIDLLKISVKKYNQTLILITHDLNIASQADRIITIEDGLIVKDEVNYSE